GATCTCCTTTGCATCCTGATACTGAATCTGTTCTGTATTAAATCTTGGAGTAGATGGATCTCCTGCAGTTTCTATGAATTTACTTTCAAGGGGGCACAAGAGGGGACACTTTTTATTGCTCTCATCAGATGGAGGTTTTGGAGATTTCGGTGACTTCGGAGACTTTGGAGACTTTGTTGGACTCCCGGTGACATCTTCTTTACTTCTGTTCAAACTACCTTGAGAATTTGATgatgaatttctttttctccttgggGAAGAATCTGtcttattttcagaaatctttGGTTTTTGATTCTCATCTTCAGAAACCAATGTGTCAGAACTACTACACATTCTGTAAAAGGCAGGACCTTTGTTTCTTGACAAGTTTTCCTTCTTGTCTGGTGTGAGATTAAGAAGCGACCGCAGTTTCTGGGATCCTTTCTTCAGAAAACTTGGGGAATTCTTACTTTCTTTCTTCGATGTGCAATCCTTACTGGACTCCTCCGTGCTAGCTTCAGTGAGAGCTGCCATGGAGATTGCCTTGCTAGCAGTCGGGCCCTTCAGCTCTCCTTTCAGgtccttttcctcctgtggCGAGTGATTGGTTACACTGTGCAAACTTTTAGCACTCTTCAACACGTCTTCTGGAAGTTTTGGACTAACTGGCTGCTTAAGTCTATGTCTAGTCAATGTGCTGTAAACATAATTGGATGCATGTTTGTTGGTACCAGGATCCAATATGGACTTGGAATTAAACATGGGAAAACTTCTCCTTTTgagcatattttcattttgaaggtTCTTCAAATTTTCTGCATGTTTATCTGTACACAGCGTTGTGTACAAATACAGTGATGAGTCTCCAGCGGCATTTGAATTTACCCTAGGTTTTGTGTCATCTGCAATCTGACTTCTGTGGCCTGTTGGTGCATCTGACTTAAGAGGTGAGTTTGTGCTAAGCTCCTCTGAATTATTATCCGCTCCATTTTCCACACTCGGAGCGTGGTTAGATGTCCCTTTGGGTGTTGCACTTCCCTCTGACCCAATTATAGTTGAATTTGAAGAACTTGCACAGCTGCttacttcctgctgctcaggTAAAGTTGGCTGAAACACCAACGATGACCGCAAGCGAGAATGAGAGTACAGCGCATGAGCTTTAATATTTTCACCTGTGTCATAGCTATCATATCTGTCACCCAAGGCTGACCCATTTGACTCTACTGGACAATCTGACTGGTCATTCAAGTAGGACTTTATTCGCCAGTTACGTAGGAATGATTTTGTCGTGTGCTCAAGGGTTGGCATCCTCTGCTGCAGATGGCGGATATGATTGTCCGTCCCATTAAAAGACCTCCGTACAATTGAATTTCTCTCTGCAAGGTTTACCTTTGGTCGTGAGAACTGATCAGCAAAACTCTGCTGGGGAATATTGTAGTTATTTGCATATCCTCCTCGTAATGATGACACAATACTAAGGCTATCAGATGGCATTTTCCAAGTGTTTGGTAGATTGTTTGCTCTGTTAATAGCTCTGTTGAGCAAAAGGTAAGGTGTCCTTTCTGGCTTCTCTCCAGCATAACTATGTCTCTTCCAGTGCTCATTTTTTTCACTAGGTTGATACTGCTGTATTGGATTTTGAACATTAAAAGCTGGATTAAATGGCTGCTTATTATAGGCTTGATTTCTCAAGCTGTATTTATCTGTTTCATTTACTGCATACCTTCCACGAGCTTTCCAAACAGGATCTACCTTGAAAACATTGTCTGGCCTACCAAAAAGGTTTCTTTGGCTGGAAACTGAAGCCAAGGAAGACACTGAATGTTGGTATGTGTCATTATCCCACAGAGTCTTGCGACTGTTCACGCGCACTAATTCTGGGGCAAACGAGCTGGGAACGGAAGAACGGGCATACAGCGTCCTGAACTCTTCATCAAAGGATTCAACAAGCTGTCCTGTGATAACTTGAACCATGCTGAGGTTGGTTTTTTCAAATGACCACATGAAGCTGAAAGAAGAACAAATGACCATTAGATACAGTTCTTTGGAGCTGAAGTATTATACCAGTCTTGAGAAGAAAGCCTTTACAGAAACCTTGGGTTTGTAAAAGTACCTTCTAAATAAATAAGTTGAGGGCATGATTCATGTAATTTGGACTCAGAAGTCTAATCA
Above is a genomic segment from Zonotrichia leucophrys gambelii isolate GWCS_2022_RI chromosome 3, RI_Zleu_2.0, whole genome shotgun sequence containing:
- the FAM83B gene encoding protein FAM83B, which encodes METSSLLSSLHDECRSDNYIEPHYKEWYRIAIDALIEGGLEAYKEFLSKERCSEFLADEEIDYILNNVHKLPQNTIYSSNHAIDDTSSSGTYWPIESDVEAPNLDLGWPYLMPGISGGTNIDLLFHPPRAQPYTIKETVRKMIRDARKVIAIVMDMFTDVDIFREIVEASTRGIAVYILLDESNFSHFLKMTEKQGCQVQRLRNMRVRTVKGQDYYSKTGAKFHGKMEQKFILVDCKKVIYGSYSFMWSFEKTNLSMVQVITGQLVESFDEEFRTLYARSSVPSSFAPELVRVNSRKTLWDNDTYQHSVSSLASVSSQRNLFGRPDNVFKVDPVWKARGRYAVNETDKYSLRNQAYNKQPFNPAFNVQNPIQQYQPSEKNEHWKRHSYAGEKPERTPYLLLNRAINRANNLPNTWKMPSDSLSIVSSLRGGYANNYNIPQQSFADQFSRPKVNLAERNSIVRRSFNGTDNHIRHLQQRMPTLEHTTKSFLRNWRIKSYLNDQSDCPVESNGSALGDRYDSYDTGENIKAHALYSHSRLRSSLVFQPTLPEQQEVSSCASSSNSTIIGSEGSATPKGTSNHAPSVENGADNNSEELSTNSPLKSDAPTGHRSQIADDTKPRVNSNAAGDSSLYLYTTLCTDKHAENLKNLQNENMLKRRSFPMFNSKSILDPGTNKHASNYVYSTLTRHRLKQPVSPKLPEDVLKSAKSLHSVTNHSPQEEKDLKGELKGPTASKAISMAALTEASTEESSKDCTSKKESKNSPSFLKKGSQKLRSLLNLTPDKKENLSRNKGPAFYRMCSSSDTLVSEDENQKPKISENKTDSSPRRKRNSSSNSQGSLNRSKEDVTGSPTKSPKSPKSPKSPKPPSDESNKKCPLLCPLESKFIETAGDPSTPRFNTEQIQYQDAKEISTNATSESAPVSALQRASSVAPQLTGSKHQEELRSRLSERRVYSRFEPFCKMENASQPAGIAANSSAQLSDIKTKTLGNNYGRSNHMVSYNSAAYHPLQPNENKLRGFMQKFGNFLHKNK